Within Topomyia yanbarensis strain Yona2022 chromosome 2, ASM3024719v1, whole genome shotgun sequence, the genomic segment AGTTAACAACAAGGTATAAATTCTGTTTATTGGCATAAATTAGTTTACACCCAACACTACATATaaacagggccgccgagaggggaggGAGAACGGGGTGTTTCCTCCCGGGCCCCCCGGAGTTGTGGAAGGGGCCCGGACTTTGAACAGAAGGAATGAttcaaaatcataaaaataatcatcaaaagaaaactttgaTAACTTGAAAACGATTTTAACGTGCAAAATCCACGAAGTAAACGATTCATAGTAATTTCTCGTGTTCACTTAAATGATATTATTTAAATACGGGAACCCGAAAGTTTTTTTCATCTTTAGCTTTctcaatttaaatatttttggcaTCTCATCggagaaattttatattcttcatATAGTCTAGAGTTTCTattcattccaattttttttctcttgtcctattgtttcatatttaaattttctacatttttttggtgcttctttttccatttcatccGGGTTTTATAGACTCTATGTTTTTCATGTATTCTTGTTTTACGTTTTGTTTCATatattttgtttcatattttcctTCCTATATTTTTACCATTCTTGCTGTTTCTTTCAAATTAGTCCAATTTCTTATATTCgtcgcatttttttaaattcattttatcTACTCATGTCTTTTAATTTTCGCGTTTTCTCtatcgttttatttgtttttttgtcaTTCGTTTGTCAATTGATTTTACTATgtttattgaaataatttcacaaaattttaacccattagattatttttgaattttgtttcatatttttcaataaaccTACTGTAGTATCTTCTGCACCcgtattttttccatatttttcattattaggtctctcattttcgacaaaatatatctttgttctattttttcgttttagttttttaattttgttgtgAATTTTTCGTTCTACATTTATCATGCTTTTATGCTTTTCTTTGTATgggtttttatttaatttttatttattgttctattaccatttattgttatttattgttctattaCCTCCAGCATTTTGCTTTTTTGcccatttaaacaattttcaattttatgttttccgttttgttcattttataatTCGAACATTTTccccattattttattttgatctttttgtattttgtgcagGTTTTCTGTTTTCCATTTCATCTAATTTAAAGTATTACTTTATAtgaatttatttaatgtttaacacatttatttttttctagttttctcttatttttcttttttgtggTATTTCTATTTTTCCCCTTTCGTCTAGCATTTCCATTTTCTCCTTTTTAAACCGTTTCGATTTTACATATTTTCTATGATATTACTTTTGTCTGTTTTAGGGCTCTTTCCTCTTGtttctgttttctattttttccttCTATCTATTCCATCCAATTGTTTCTATTTATTTCTACTTCTATTATTGTACTTTTTCAGTTCAAATTAGTTCTTCaataaatatataatatatccatttttttaattttcaaagctaaacaatttatttattcaatgGTCTATATTcatgttttcttttattttgaactATTTTCGACATTTTTACCAGAAGTAAAACTGGATGGCGAATAATTACAGTATTAATTGAATAGcaataaaaatagtaaataCAATTTCTTTGTATTCATATGCCTCATTAAATTGCTTTATGATGAAAGCgggaaaaaatttgaaatgcattttaatataataacttaaaaatgtgtactctttaactttatttaaaatttgaCGAGTTTTAAAACCAACGTTCTTAAGAAAGTTGTCTACTTTATTTATAAGATAAAAAAACCGTATTCTATGCTCCAACCGATGGAATAcatattttcgaagaaagcaatagagcaTGAAACAGGAATGTCACTGCATGGATGAATGTCTCCGTTTCCTTCTGCGTTCACTTCTCGGCTGCTGGTACCGGCCATTGGCTTGGAGATACTGGGTGcaattgttgttgagtgaatatttgctGCTGTCTCATCCGTAGATATCGGTTTTGTAGtcgtttgtggtttggcataagatagcGGTATGTTGTATTTGTAGTTATAGTGGGAGGTGCACTTTTCTTAGCTGCTTTTACACAAGGAATTTGCACATTGGAATCTGCTCTAGGTGCATTACAAGTGTTTTCTACTTAAACGTGCAATTTTCGGTTGATCTGCATAAAACGGTTATGTGTGAAGGAACTGGATTGTTCGAAAGCATtaaccctacagaaaaaaaacattatgaATGCCAGAAAACATGTTCCTAGTAGTtatggattccacttctccgcaTGTTGACATAATTTTTTATATCACTATATCAGGAGTGCGCGTAGTTAAATGACGTAAGCGCAGTCATTAGCTATATATACTGGGATGCAGTAGTTAGCGTTGCCGCACTCgttggtgtgctgcatgttgttccgCGAAACTAATGACTATACTTGGTTAATGCTTGATATGGTGCATTCGCAGTGTGTTAGCATCTGCCATATTGAGCAACTGAacttttttagtaattgtttcacttctcgaGTAGATGGTCCTTACAGGATATTTCCATAAATCAATAACAACACAATTCGTTTGCAGTCGGGCTAGCTTTTGCAGTGTATCTACAGCGGAACGCTTTTCAGCTTCGACTCCGGGCGAAATGAGAAGATAGAATGACCTTAATTATAGTAATTTTTCCCTAAAATGCATTGTGTTGAGATGGAACAATAATTTTAACCGCCAAAGATGCTTGTGATACCTATGAGAACCCAATTGTTGTATCTATAAGAACCCAACTCCAACGTCAGACACATCACAttgtttttctaaaaatcctgTATAAATGTTtcgattagaaatttttctcgCTTTCTTGGTTTCAGTATGAGATAAACTCATgtcaatttaaaatatttttgtcattCTATTTTTAAACGAGAATGACGAGCTGCATCTGCTACCTTCTCGTCTTGCTTACACCAAAGGCAAAAAACTGACTGAAAACCGCCACAAGCAATTATATCTACCCGTGTATCGCTTTGTCACCATGGTCATATCGTACATATACTCTGTCAGGTAGTGGAAGTCTTTTTTTATCTCGAATTCCGAGGCAAAAAAGACGATCCGATGCGAAAACTGATGTGGACACGATCGAAGCGACTTTATCAGGATAGACAAATGACAGTCGCTTGGCACACAAAAAGAAACCTGACAACAGCTAAGACACATTATCGAGTGCTTGAGAAAGGTCCCAAAAcgaaccgaaacgtcggatgaagacaaaatagtgTTCTTGTAAATCTAATGCTGCATGACCAAACACATAACCCTAAAGTTTAGTACAGTCGACAGTGACGATTACAAGTAGAAAGCTGTCCTATTGTGGTCACTTttattattgtttgcttttcgaGATTCCCTTAAAATCGTCTGTTCGAGAAATTATTCTGGGTCACAAAGCATGTTCAATGTGTCACTTGCTTTCTACTGAAATACCGCGTTTTGTGCGCTTTTGATTCAATTGTTTTTAGCGATGATACATGCTTCGAATTCAAAACAATTATGTACTAAATCGGTGTACgatcttttatagataaagattaAACAGCAAACGAGACGCCACAAACTAATTATGTAGGTACACAGCGATTAATAGAAATCAATCAGAACCTTGCTTATGAAACATTctcaaaaaatatgtaaattgctttaattatttttttttacttgtttcAATAAAGTGTTACACAGAAAAAACTAAACTGATCACCTTGTTGATCACTTCTAAAATATTAGCTTATTGAAGAAGGGAAATGGAAATATCTTTTTATCAAAACAGTTTCTGGTCGAATAGGTAGGGACGTGCCCCTCACTGGAGCCACCAGTTTGAATATTATCCCTTAAAGGCTCCCTTCAtcgattttatcaaattttgtaaaatttgtctCAAAGCTACAATACGTTACTGAAATAATTTCGAGACGACTTTCGCAATcttgttttaaaacaaaaattgttccattctcatttgtccaaactacgattccatggctcattatgttcaatacaatggtggaaatgtatattacatgttcagtacgatttgcacatagtacttacaatggatcgacagccacgattttgagatactatgtttcgacactgaaacatcgcttgaaaccagcggcgaatcaaggaggaagatccgttaaaaatttttaaactagttataattttaaagtagcaaccccttactgcatactcctactCAATGTTCCTTGGCCGGGataaggttgacgatttttagagcggttgcataacctttctatatgagaaaggcaaaaatgtgccaaagtcaaaaaattcaattttcggaattacatcaaaacttaacgtttaatgcattttgaagtcatttggcatccaaaatacaaattcgattttgaaattttcacttactaccccctttgagaatttttcatttcagtttatatgggaatttgctatgtggtcgcactcttcaacccgtaactctggaaccagagatcaaatcaacaaaaaaaatcagtagtagccgatgggaaggttgtacctttcatttgagactaagtttgtgcaaatcagtccagccatctctgcgaAACAGtgctgacatttttttccacatacacacatacacaccggacattttccgatctcgacgaactgagtagaatggcatatgacacaaaaattgaaaatttcaactacttttatgaaaattttccaaaCGTGCTAATCTAAAAGAAACTgacattcaataaaaaaaaacaaagcgcGCCCAAATTTCGACTAGTAAAAACAAACCACATTTTCAGTCAAAATTTCCGTGCATCATCTTTCCGTGTAAACTCCGATCGAGCCCGTACAGCGGAAGAGGCATTCTCCCGGTACAGCCGACAGAACCCAGAAGCACCAGAAAACGTGACATCAAACTGTCACTGCACTGCCCCCAAACCAGCAGCAGCGATCTTGGCACGAAACGTGATGAACGTCTGTCTCTTCGCCTTCGCTCTTCTAAAAAACCCTTTCGGTACACTCTGGTGACGACCGGGGTATTATTTATAGCGATACGGTACTCAACTGGCTGCCGTTGCAGTTCGTTGTGATGCAGTTTCATATGCGCTTATAAATATTCGTTTGCGCAATTATATCTCATTTTGCCGACCATTACGAAAGGGTTGGTTGGTGTGgtgttttttgttttatttgtgctAATTCGGCCTGGATAGTGGTCGGTTCTTTCCGATGGggatgatcatatttttgtaatgTGCGAATAGTTGAAATTAGTTTTATAGGAAGGTTAGCTTCGTGCTTTTCTACTGCaattaaataattttaatttagtttaataataatatttagatTAGATTGTGAATGAAAAAATCTACAACACATTTTTAAACTCAATTGCAATTCCACACTAAACATCCCTAAATGGACAACGATCATGTTAGCCATGCTGTTTGGTTTTCCATTTGTGCCgtcgtcggtcggtcggtcggttgcTTCTAGGTAGCCGCGCATATATGCAGCTGCAGTAAGATGTCTGTGTTTAGCAAGGAAAACTCGAACGAAGTTCTCTCGGAATAAACGTAACTCGGAGACAACAGGCGCATAATTAATATTCAATAAAGGAGGAAAAAAAAGTTGCCGCCACTGTTGCTTGGTCGgcctataaataggaacaggaCAGGAGCCGGCGTGGTTGACATTCATCGTCGCCGTCGTCATCATATTGCTGCGAAGGGCGGTTCCTGAGTGCCGCTTTGCGGTTCTAATGTATTCATTCGGTTGGTATGTAGCAATCATAAAGAAAAAAAGCTGCTTGTTTTGATTCAAGTTTGCTCGGGTAAAAACCGGCAGCTTCGTTCTGTATCAATTAAAATGAGAAATATCTTGTAAAAGTAATTGAATTAATGACAGGTTATGGCATTGGCCAATTAGGACTGAATTGAAGAGATCGGTTCCATATTTGCCCAGCGATATGCTGGGTGCCAAGTGCATCAGATATTGATGCGCTTGGTTTCTTTAACCTTCCGGCGCTAAACACCGAAGATCTAAATATACAAACTAAAGCTCCAAAGATATGTTTGGCCTACGATGACATTTAGGAGCGTTCGAGCCACGACTTGGATGGATTTTTAGTAGCTACGGGCACACTATTGTCCTATATTTTAAGAATCAGTTGCAAAGCCTTTGGAAACAGAAGGTCAATAGTTGACATTTCCAAACGACCTAATCACTAGAATGATAGATATTCGTTTAGCCTAGATTTCCTTCAATCTTATCACACTCATAAGAAATTGCCCTGGTCTTGCGGTCCAGAGGGTAAGGCGATGGGGTAATAAGCCGCTACTCATATATTCGAGTTGCAGCCATTAGGGGTCAGTTGGATCGTAACACGAGCCATGCAATTGCCACGTACACTAGGAATCGACTGCGAAGTCTATCGAAACAGATGGTCAAGCAGAATATGCTTtgctttttttaaaatgaagcgTATATGTGGTGCTACTCCGATATTGACAAGAATCAATCGAGATTGCCATATGTTATTTGGAGTAATATGCTTGGGAACAACATGTTGATATACATAGGCATAAGAGTGCCATATGAACTTGAACTTTGTTGATTTTGAGAATTTTCGTATCATCCGCATAAAAGAATGGCAATCCGATGGAAGCAGCAAAGAGACATCGTTTATAAATAGCGAGAACAACAACGGGCCGAGGTTACTACCTTGTGGAACTCCGAACCGGTTTAAGAACAATTCCGATGCTCTCGGACCTTTTTGAACCCGCACAGAACGGTTCGTCAAGTATGACCTGAACCAAGCtacagccattgctgagaagccaagtaattcaaatttcttAAGATGAATCCACGCGGTCGAATGCTGCTTGAGATCCATGTATGCCGCATCGATTTGTCATCCGAAATCCATGTTTCGTAGGCAGTTCGTGGTAAACTGCATAAGATCAGTAGATATGGAGcgatagcaaaaaaaaaatcctgctaTTCATTGCCTATGCAACTCTTGCAGCAGGCGAACAGAATGTCGTTTACGATTATTTCGAACAGCTTTGAGCAGGTGCATAGATAAGTAATTCATCGGCAATTGAAAAGATTTCGTTTAAAATCTGGAAACAAGTGGAAAAACTTCCAGCGTATAGGGAACTCACTTTGTAGAACCGAGAGATTAAACAGCCTGGCCATCGGGTTACAAAGAGCGACTGCACAACGCTTTAGAACAGACGACGAAATACCGTCAGAACCAGCAAGAAGCTTTACTTTTTGCATGGCAGCTAGTACCATGCGGTCTGTTATAGACGCGGAATAGCGAAATAAAATACATCACATTGTACCCCGTACATTGCTTCTTTTGTCTGGATCGAAGTGGCAGAATCTATCTTGGGAGTATTCCTAGCtgttgaaggtgcttttgacaatgtgtccttctaGTCTTTTCTGGAAGCGACGTTCGGTCATGGGGcatctgcatgtatctcggtatgcttagtaaccgcattctttgcttGTCACTGAGATAGGCAGAGAtgcggaagttgagtatttgcggttgtcctcagggtaacgttctgtcacctttgttattaAACCTATTTctcgacggcttgttgaagaaactcaatgagtttagatttccaacctacgggtttgctgacgattaccaaatactaattattggactttgcatcggaacaatcccAAGCATTAAGCATTAAGAGCTGTTGAACAGTgctgtcgacaagttaaattatcagttctttgattctgagctactgtgtgctaCTACTGCCTTGAAgcccttctaaatatcaaaccattataCATACAACTCAAACATAAAGCACTATTATGTGCATACAAACTGCAGgttattgacttttttgacaacACAACACAGTTGtaatgtgtatagacaacatacaGATAACGCGATATTTACAATTCGCCacctgatttaacctcatttgacAAAAATTCCgcccgatttaacctcaatctcgcactaatacaactgcacatggattagtcaattgggttttggaacagtaatcatgttgatcctGCTATCAGTCATaaacgattgtggtcacaaatggtgacatggggtgaagatattcttactCCAAGCGATATTACACTTACGAATAGTTTTTCTTAGAGGACATTCCATGTCAAGATTCCCtttcgagaggagtggttgtgtgcctatatggaaagacaacaacaaacgcaagtggtctatTACACTGGCGGTTCTCtaatggagggacgtgctggtctTGGTGTCTACTAGGGTTGGGAAAACCTATGCAATttaaaaaccggtattttcggtattggAAACGAAAAAACCGATAACTAGAAAGAAGATAAGAATAAAAAGTGGTATTTACAATGCAGTCATTTTTACCTTGGTTTAGTGCCaatcagggatgccaaaggtactggtaaactacatttttttcggcacatttgcacaagccgtacagcccgctacagcgacgcatcactacagctcttgccagaacggtagccaaaccgagtacattttcccgtacagcagtagaatacatttttgttttgctgctgtactccgactgctcggtgagagtgtagcgtagtaaagtttgttctctcgctttgtacacttttctctgcatagtcaaagggagaggcccgcacacgaaagcgttaatgccggtcgtggcataaacgaaccgcattcaatgttgtcgtttgtgattgaaaatattgaatagattaaaaatattaaaaagtgtaaaataagaaaagagaagctgtaccgctcgcgtttggtggctgtactgggggcagtattttttgtcatgttactacTTTGCTTATAGACTGCCGTACatcgctgggcgtcctgcaatagcgaacgacagtagcgttgaaagagaaatgagaatgtaggcaaaaaaattacagccgcagaaaaggtaggcattttgcatccctGGTGCCAAGTCATACTTTACTAACGGAATAATCGTTCAGCACACGTTACTCTGGTATCCCTGATGCATTTCGGTAGCTTGTTTTTGCATAGTAGCCTAAAAAGTGGGAATATCGGCATGTTTTCAAACTCGCTTATTGGACCAAAAGGCATGGATGCTGGCTAGCTGCACTCCGCGTTCCGAGATTTGACAAACGCGTGCCTCGGACCTGAAGTTTCGGTTTACAGCTTATCTAAATGCTTCAATATGGACTGAAGGTATTGTGCAACAGAAGTTTAAACAGTTCTAGATTTGCTATGCGTCAGATTTATCCAAGTCAAATTTGTCACCGCTCCCCAAAAGGTCATTTGAACAGCCATACTATATTTATAAAACTGCTTTAACATCAATACCACCTCGTCCTAAAAACCAGCGATTGTTTGCTAcccttttcaatttatttttaacgtAACCTGTTGCAATCTCGATGGaattcagttgaaaaaaaatcagtgttGGGCCTTTTCTTCATTAACACTGTAAAATCTTAGCTTTATAGATTTTCACAATAGAGgacaaaaatttaataaaaaatgaagtaTGTGAGAaagggacgggcatagcgttgttgataaatcgattgccttatacgcagctcaactaggttcgattcccaaccccgcacatagggttaacgatttttccaaaagagacttctctaacccgaaaaaggcAAACgactctaaggttaaaacctctataattaaaaataaaattaaaaaaagtatgTGTGAATTTGGAATTGATAGATTTTGTCTAGCAGATTTACTTATTCCAGTAAAATTTGATGTGCATTGTTTCACATGAAGGTGATTTGGGATGCTATATCGTGCTCCATTCTACCGCTTATACAGTATCCTAAAACAGGCGAGCTTACTGGAAATGGAATCTTAATATTTTTAGAACATTACCAAGTGAAAAGATCTTAAAGTGTTCCGAAAGCTTCAAAGTTTTAAATAGTTCGTCGTAACAAAAATACCGCAAATACCGGTTTTTTGTTCTTAAaaaaaccggtatttcggtatTAGATATTTGGACGGTTTACCGGTAACGGTAAAACCGGTACTCCCAACCCTAGTGTCTACTGTCGTCAAATAacattggaacaatctcactcactaggtagatactgtactgtattccaagcagaaatctttgcaattatgtgcggggtacaatcaaCAGAGCTTGttcggcaaagttataaacttctgctccgatagtcagtattactggaaatgaatgggctgacgaattggccagggtagatgcagcgattgacttcgttggtccgcTCTACCAAGTTGGATAcgagaaaaaatacggtcccgggcttcgtccgagcaccgcaattattgcaGAAATCTGCAAACGTGTTGCCAAATAAAAGCGTTCCTAGAGCAAACGTGCCCATTGattcctacatttttcgaaactctactctgagccaatatattcagaTTCCTGATAAATTCCGGCGAAGCCTGCAAATCTGATGGATGGAGGCAGTGAAATCAATTCCTTGAAACTCGTTTGCATGAAGCCTTCCACCCACCAATCGCTCAAACTGCAACTAGCACGTCATCCGCTGTTGTACCTTCTGGTCCCCATTCACTATCCCAATCACTGGTTTCCCATCTCTACCTGATAAATGATCTTGTCGATACTAACATCCTCCTGCTGACAGTTACAATCAACATTCAGGACAAGCATGCGAGGACCCTCGCTTGTAGAGGATTTCCGCTTACGTGGACCTTGAATTTAATGGAATTTCTGGAACCTTTGGCCATGCCAGTAAGGGAGCATCAATGACGTTTACATCTCGCAGCTGGGAGTACCAAAACGTTATTCTGTGCGTAGTTTTAAATCACGTCCGTGCTACCAATCGGCATACTGCTGATGGGAACGAGCTCTTTTTCAACTTACTCGAACCAGGAACTATCAAGATCTTACTACAGAACCGGTTGCCTGTCCTTCAAAATACCAAACTAGGATGGGTGGTTTCAGGTGGATATGAATGTCCCAAACAATCGGAAGAATCGAGCTTACCATTATACCTACTGGCTTCTTGTGATGACCTTCTATCGAAACAGTTACAACAATTCTGGGAGCTCCAAGTGTACGCTAACACTAAACCGTACTTCAGTAACCAAGAAACACAGTGTGAGGATCACTTTCTGAAGTACACTATTCGCAACGAGTTTGGACATTTCGTAGCGCGTCTTCCATTCCAAAAAAATCCCACCATCTTGGGCGACTCTAGAGAAATAGAACTACTCCACCTTGAGCGGAAAGTGGACAAAAATCCGCAGCTTTTGGAGCAAAATCATGCCTTTTTACGCGAATACGTCGAACTAGGGCATATGTTGTTGGCTGCTTCATCGGTTGCAAGACGTCCTATCTTTCTTCCCCACCACTGCATCGTCAAGGAAGCTAGCACAACCACGAAAAGCCGTGTGGTTTTGGGCGCATTTGCTAAAACTACTAGGCGGAAGCATTTTAACGATCTTCTTATGGCGGGACCAGTTCTGTAGGATTCATTGATCACCATTCGACTTCGCTTTCCTACAATCGTTTTGAACGGAGACATCAAAAAATGTATCGCGTGGTGCTGCTACATGAAGACGATCGCGACTACCACAAGATTCTCTGGCGATAGTCTAAGGGTGAACCCATGAACGAGTATCGACTGAACACCGCGACACTAAGAGAGCATCATACATGGCTACGAAATGTGTGCGAAAGTTGTTACCGTCCTTCCGAAAGCAATACCCTCAAGTGGTGGAGAACCAAGAGAACGTTCATCGATGATCTTCTCTTCGGTGAAGCCAATCGCCTACGCAGTCAGCTGTCGAATATTTTCGATCTTA encodes:
- the LOC131679379 gene encoding uncharacterized protein LOC131679379 encodes the protein MTFTSRSWEYQNVILCVVLNHVRATNRHTADGNELFFNLLEPGTIKILLQNRLPVLQNTKLGWVVSGGYECPKQSEESSLPLYLLASCDDLLSKQLQQFWELQVYANTKPYFSNQETQCEDHFLKYTIRNEFGHFVARLPFQKNPTILGDSREIELLHLERKVDKNPQLLEQNHAFLREYVELGHMLLAASSVARRPIFLPHHCIVKEASTTTKSRVVLGAFAKTTRRKHFNDLLMAGPVL